One bacterium DNA window includes the following coding sequences:
- a CDS encoding phosphoribosylaminoimidazolesuccinocarboxamide synthase translates to MPAVTDTNLPGLKMISRGKVRDIYDLGDRLLLIATDRISAFDVVLPQPVPDKGKVLHQVSLFWFDHFKDVVPNHIAAGRVDDFPPELRAHREVLAGRTALVRKAKMFPIECVARGYLAGSGWKEYRTSGTVCGVKLPAGLKESDKLPEPIFTPSTKAETGHDENIDFERAAGIVGREAATTLRDLTLSLYAKAADFARGKGIVIADTKFEFGVIDGRVALCDEVLTPDSSRFWPADQYKPGGPQPSFDKQFVRDWLESIHWNKQPPAPSLPAEVIEGTRARYVEALRILSGHGLTE, encoded by the coding sequence ATGCCCGCCGTGACCGACACGAACCTGCCCGGCCTGAAGATGATTTCGCGCGGCAAGGTGCGCGACATCTACGACCTCGGCGACCGGCTGCTGCTGATCGCCACCGACCGCATCTCCGCCTTCGACGTCGTGCTGCCGCAGCCGGTGCCGGACAAGGGGAAGGTGCTGCACCAGGTCTCCCTCTTCTGGTTCGACCACTTCAAGGACGTCGTGCCGAACCATATCGCCGCCGGCCGGGTGGACGACTTCCCGCCGGAGCTGCGCGCGCACCGCGAGGTCCTGGCGGGGCGCACGGCGCTCGTGCGCAAGGCGAAGATGTTCCCGATCGAGTGCGTCGCCCGCGGCTACCTCGCCGGCTCCGGCTGGAAGGAATACCGGACCTCGGGGACCGTCTGCGGCGTCAAGCTCCCGGCCGGGCTGAAGGAGTCGGACAAGCTGCCCGAGCCGATCTTCACCCCCTCGACGAAGGCCGAGACGGGGCACGACGAGAACATCGACTTCGAACGCGCGGCGGGGATCGTCGGCCGCGAGGCGGCGACGACGCTGCGCGACCTGACGCTCTCGCTCTACGCCAAGGCCGCCGACTTCGCGCGCGGCAAGGGGATCGTCATCGCCGACACGAAGTTCGAGTTCGGCGTGATCGACGGCCGGGTCGCGCTCTGCGACGAGGTCCTCACCCCCGACTCGTCGCGCTTCTGGCCGGCCGACCAGTACAAGCCGGGCGGGCCGCAGCCGTCGTTCGACAAGCAGTTCGTGCGGGACTGGCTGGAGTCGATCCACTGGAACAAGCAGCCCCCCGCTCCGTCGCTGCCGGCCGAGGTGATCGAGGGAACGCGGGCCCGCTACGTCGAGGCGCTGCGGATCCTCTCCGGCCACGGCCTGACCGAGTAG
- a CDS encoding dihydroorotase codes for MKTLLIRRARVVDPVAGLDGVRDVLIEEGKISKVAARIQKPGVPTLDLDGLVVAPGFIDMHVHLREPGQEWKETIASGCAAAAAGGFVAVACMANTDPVNDCRAVTEMILAEAERHGAVRVLPVGALSKKMEGKELAEIGEMVAAGCVAVSDDGKSVMDGGLMRRALEYSTIFDLPVLVHEQDANLLGTGQMHEGAVSARLGLAGMPASAEEALIARDVLLAEDAGARLHVQHVSTARGLTMIRLAKRRKVKVTCEATPHHLALTDEALESFDANFKMNPPLRPEADRAALLRGAAEGAIDAVATDHAPHHADEKGLEFARAPFGVVGLETAVGVVLTKLHHEEGVPLPRIVELLSVGPARALRVAGGTLEVGAPADITVLDLDREWTVDPEKFKSKGRNTCFAGMPLKGAAAMTIVGGRVVHDAR; via the coding sequence GTGAAAACGCTGCTCATCAGGCGAGCTAGGGTCGTCGATCCGGTCGCCGGGCTCGATGGAGTCCGCGACGTCCTGATCGAGGAAGGCAAGATCTCCAAGGTCGCGGCGCGGATCCAGAAGCCGGGCGTTCCGACGCTCGACCTCGACGGCCTCGTCGTCGCCCCCGGCTTCATCGACATGCACGTCCACCTGCGCGAGCCGGGGCAGGAGTGGAAGGAAACGATCGCGTCGGGCTGCGCGGCCGCCGCGGCCGGCGGCTTCGTCGCCGTCGCCTGCATGGCCAACACCGATCCGGTGAACGACTGCCGGGCGGTGACGGAGATGATCCTCGCCGAGGCCGAGCGCCACGGCGCGGTCCGCGTCCTCCCCGTCGGCGCCCTCTCCAAGAAAATGGAAGGGAAGGAGCTGGCGGAGATCGGCGAGATGGTCGCCGCCGGCTGCGTCGCCGTCTCCGACGACGGCAAGTCGGTGATGGACGGCGGCCTGATGCGCCGCGCGCTCGAGTACTCGACCATCTTCGACCTGCCGGTGCTGGTCCACGAGCAGGACGCGAACCTGCTCGGCACCGGGCAGATGCACGAAGGGGCCGTCTCCGCGCGGCTCGGCCTCGCCGGCATGCCGGCCTCGGCCGAAGAGGCGCTGATCGCCCGCGACGTGCTCCTCGCCGAGGACGCCGGGGCGCGGCTGCACGTGCAGCACGTCTCCACCGCCCGCGGCCTGACGATGATCAGGCTGGCCAAGCGCCGCAAGGTCAAGGTGACCTGCGAGGCGACGCCGCACCACCTCGCGCTGACCGACGAGGCGCTCGAGTCGTTCGACGCGAACTTCAAGATGAACCCGCCGCTGCGGCCGGAAGCCGACCGCGCGGCGCTGCTCCGCGGCGCGGCCGAGGGGGCGATCGACGCGGTCGCCACCGACCACGCGCCGCACCACGCCGACGAGAAGGGGCTCGAGTTCGCGCGCGCCCCGTTCGGCGTCGTCGGGCTCGAGACGGCGGTCGGCGTCGTCCTGACCAAGCTGCACCACGAGGAAGGGGTGCCGCTGCCGCGGATCGTCGAGCTGCTGTCGGTCGGTCCGGCCCGCGCGCTGCGCGTCGCCGGCGGGACGCTCGAAGTCGGCGCCCCGGCCGACATCACCGTCCTCGACCTCGACCGCGAGTGGACGGTCGACCCCGAGAAGTTCAAGAGCAAGGGACGCAACACCTGCTTCGCCGGCATGCCGCTCAAGGGCGCGGCGGCGATGACGATCGTCGGCGGCCGCGTCGTCCACGACGCGCGCTGA
- a CDS encoding aspartate carbamoyltransferase catalytic subunit, translated as MKLRSRHLLGIADLEPDEIQLILDTADTFLEVSGREIKKVPTLRGKTVINFFVEPSTRTRTSFEVAEKRLSADTFNITASASSIVKGETLVDTALNLEAMNPDFIVMRHSEPGSHAMLARICKASIVNAGDGAHEHPTQALLDAMTMRQKFGRLSGLKITLLGDIRHSRVARSNFHLLGKMGSKVTVCGPPTLIPTGIETMGVSVEHDVEKAVAGADVVMVLRMQLERMKTGYVPTLREYAKLYALTPERMDRMHPDGIVMHPGPMNRGVEIDSVVADGPRSVILTQVANGVAVRMAVLYLLAGGERENAAHQAS; from the coding sequence ATGAAGCTTCGCAGTCGTCACCTGCTGGGGATCGCCGACCTCGAGCCGGACGAGATCCAGCTGATTCTCGACACGGCGGACACGTTCCTCGAAGTCTCGGGGCGGGAGATCAAGAAGGTCCCGACCCTGCGCGGCAAGACGGTCATCAACTTCTTCGTCGAGCCGTCCACCCGCACGAGGACCTCCTTCGAAGTCGCCGAAAAGCGGCTGTCCGCCGACACCTTCAACATCACCGCCTCGGCCTCCTCGATCGTCAAGGGGGAGACCCTGGTGGACACGGCGCTGAACCTCGAGGCGATGAACCCCGACTTCATCGTCATGCGCCACTCCGAGCCCGGCTCGCACGCGATGCTGGCCCGGATCTGCAAGGCCTCGATCGTCAACGCCGGCGACGGCGCGCACGAGCACCCGACGCAGGCGCTGCTCGACGCGATGACCATGCGGCAGAAGTTCGGCCGCCTCTCGGGGCTCAAGATCACGCTCCTCGGCGACATCCGCCACAGCCGCGTCGCGCGCTCCAACTTCCACCTGCTGGGGAAGATGGGCTCGAAGGTCACGGTCTGCGGCCCGCCGACGCTGATCCCGACGGGGATCGAGACGATGGGCGTCTCGGTCGAGCACGACGTGGAAAAGGCGGTCGCCGGCGCCGACGTCGTGATGGTGCTGCGGATGCAGCTGGAACGGATGAAGACCGGCTACGTGCCGACGCTGCGCGAGTACGCGAAGCTCTACGCGCTGACGCCGGAGCGGATGGACAGGATGCATCCCGACGGGATCGTGATGCACCCCGGGCCGATGAACCGCGGCGTCGAAATCGACAGCGTCGTGGCCGACGGTCCTCGTTCCGTGATTCTCACCCAGGTGGCCAACGGCGTCGCGGTGCGCATGGCGGTGCTGTACCTGTTGGCGGGAGGCGAGCGTGAAAACGCTGCTCATCAGGCGAGCTAG